A genomic segment from Panthera tigris isolate Pti1 chromosome A1, P.tigris_Pti1_mat1.1, whole genome shotgun sequence encodes:
- the PDLIM7 gene encoding PDZ and LIM domain protein 7 isoform X3, whose amino-acid sequence MDSFKVVLEGPAPWGFRLQGGKDFNVPLSISRLTPGGKASQAGVAVGDWVLSIDGENAGGLTHIEAQNKIRACGERLSLGLSRAQPAQSKPQKVQTPDKQPLRPLVPDASKQRLMEDTEDWRPRPGTGQSRSFRILAHLTGTEFMQDPDEEHLKKSRSCSQVPRTEAPAPASATPQEPWPGPTTPSPTSRPPWAVDPAFAERYAPDKTSTVLTRHSQPATPTPLQNRTSIVQAATGGGTGAGGGSNGKTPVCHQCHKVIRGRYLVALGHAYHPEEFVCSQCGKVLEEGGFFEEKGAIFCPPCYDVRYAPSCAKCKKKITGEIMHALKMTWHVHCFTCAACKTPIRNRAFYMEEGAPYCERDYEKMFGTKCRGCDFKIDAGDRFLEALGFSWHDTCFVCAICQINLEGKTFYSKKDKPLCKSHAFSHV is encoded by the exons ATGGATTCCTTCAAGGTGGTGCTGGAGGGGCCTGCACCTTGGGGCTTTCGGCTGCAGGGGGGCAAGGACTTCAATGTGCCCCTCTCCATCTCCCGG CTGACTCCTGGAGGCAAAGCTTCACAGGCAGGCGTGGCTGTGGGTGACTGGGTGCTGAGCATCGATGGTGAGAATGCGGGGGGCCTCACACACATTGAAGCCCAGAACAAGATTCGTGCCTGTGGGGAGCGCCTCAGCCTGGGTCTCAGCAG ggCCCAGCCGGCTCAGAGCAAACCGCAGAAG GTGCAGACCCCTGACAA ACAGCCGCTCCGGCCGCTGGTTCCAGATGCCAGCAAGCAGCGGCTGATGGAGGACACAGAGGACTGGCGGCCTCGGCCCGGGACAGGCCAGTCCCGTTCCTTCCGCATCCTTGCCCACCTCACGGGCACCGAGTTCA TGCAAGACCCGGATGAGGAACACCTGAAGAAATCAAG ATCTTGCAGCCAGGTGCCCAGGACagaagccccagccccagcctcagctACACCCCAGGAACCCTGGCCTG GCCctaccacccccagccccactaGCCGCCCACCCTGGGCTGTGGACCCTGCATTTGCTGAGCGCTACGCCCCGGACAAGACCAGCACGGTGTTGACCCggcacagccagccagccacacCCACACCTCTGCAGAACCGCACCTCCATCGTGCAAGCAGCCACTGGAGGAGGCACAGGAGCAGGTGGTGGCAGCAATGGCAAGACTCCCGTGTGCCACCAGTGCCACAAGGTCATCCG GGGCCGCTACCTGGTGGCACTGGGCCATGCATACCACCCTGAGGAATTTGTGTGCAGCCAGTGTGGGAAGGTCCTGGAAGAGGGCGGCTTCTTTGAGGAGAAGGGTGCCATCTTCTGCCCCCCCTGCTATGATGTGCGCTATGCACCCAGCTGTGCCAAGTGCAAGAAGAAGATCACAGGC GAGATCATGCATGCCCTAAAGATGACCTGGCATGTGCACTGCTTTACCTGCGCGGCCTGCAAGACGCCCATTCGGAACAGGGCCTTTTACATGGAGGAAGGCGCACCCTACTGCGAGCGAG ACTATGAGAAGATGTTTGGCACGAAATGCCGGGGCTGTGACTTCAAGATCGACGCAGGGGACCGCTTCCTGGAGGCGCTGGGCTTCAGCTGGCATGACACTTGCTTCGTGTGTGCG ATATGCCAGATCAACCTGGAAGGAAAGACTTTCTACTCCAAGAAGGACAAGCCCCTCTGCAAGAGCCACGCCTTTTCCCATGTGTGA
- the PDLIM7 gene encoding PDZ and LIM domain protein 7 isoform X2: protein MDSFKVVLEGPAPWGFRLQGGKDFNVPLSISRLTPGGKASQAGVAVGDWVLSIDGENAGGLTHIEAQNKIRACGERLSLGLSRAQPAQSKPQKALAPAADPPRYTFAPSASLNKTARPFGAPPPADSALQQNGQPLRPLVPDASKQRLMEDTEDWRPRPGTGQSRSFRILAHLTGTEFMQDPDEEHLKKSSQVPRTEAPAPASATPQEPWPGPTTPSPTSRPPWAVDPAFAERYAPDKTSTVLTRHSQPATPTPLQNRTSIVQAATGGGTGAGGGSNGKTPVCHQCHKVIRGRYLVALGHAYHPEEFVCSQCGKVLEEGGFFEEKGAIFCPPCYDVRYAPSCAKCKKKITGEIMHALKMTWHVHCFTCAACKTPIRNRAFYMEEGAPYCERDYEKMFGTKCRGCDFKIDAGDRFLEALGFSWHDTCFVCAICQINLEGKTFYSKKDKPLCKSHAFSHV from the exons ATGGATTCCTTCAAGGTGGTGCTGGAGGGGCCTGCACCTTGGGGCTTTCGGCTGCAGGGGGGCAAGGACTTCAATGTGCCCCTCTCCATCTCCCGG CTGACTCCTGGAGGCAAAGCTTCACAGGCAGGCGTGGCTGTGGGTGACTGGGTGCTGAGCATCGATGGTGAGAATGCGGGGGGCCTCACACACATTGAAGCCCAGAACAAGATTCGTGCCTGTGGGGAGCGCCTCAGCCTGGGTCTCAGCAG ggCCCAGCCGGCTCAGAGCAAACCGCAGAAG GCCCTGGCCCCTGCCGCGGACCCCCCGCGGTACACCTTTGCACCCAGCGCCTCCCTCAACAAGACGGCCCGGCCCTTTGGGGCGCCCCCGCCCGCTGACAGCGCCCTGCAGCAGAATGG ACAGCCGCTCCGGCCGCTGGTTCCAGATGCCAGCAAGCAGCGGCTGATGGAGGACACAGAGGACTGGCGGCCTCGGCCCGGGACAGGCCAGTCCCGTTCCTTCCGCATCCTTGCCCACCTCACGGGCACCGAGTTCA TGCAAGACCCGGATGAGGAACACCTGAAGAAATCAAG CCAGGTGCCCAGGACagaagccccagccccagcctcagctACACCCCAGGAACCCTGGCCTG GCCctaccacccccagccccactaGCCGCCCACCCTGGGCTGTGGACCCTGCATTTGCTGAGCGCTACGCCCCGGACAAGACCAGCACGGTGTTGACCCggcacagccagccagccacacCCACACCTCTGCAGAACCGCACCTCCATCGTGCAAGCAGCCACTGGAGGAGGCACAGGAGCAGGTGGTGGCAGCAATGGCAAGACTCCCGTGTGCCACCAGTGCCACAAGGTCATCCG GGGCCGCTACCTGGTGGCACTGGGCCATGCATACCACCCTGAGGAATTTGTGTGCAGCCAGTGTGGGAAGGTCCTGGAAGAGGGCGGCTTCTTTGAGGAGAAGGGTGCCATCTTCTGCCCCCCCTGCTATGATGTGCGCTATGCACCCAGCTGTGCCAAGTGCAAGAAGAAGATCACAGGC GAGATCATGCATGCCCTAAAGATGACCTGGCATGTGCACTGCTTTACCTGCGCGGCCTGCAAGACGCCCATTCGGAACAGGGCCTTTTACATGGAGGAAGGCGCACCCTACTGCGAGCGAG ACTATGAGAAGATGTTTGGCACGAAATGCCGGGGCTGTGACTTCAAGATCGACGCAGGGGACCGCTTCCTGGAGGCGCTGGGCTTCAGCTGGCATGACACTTGCTTCGTGTGTGCG ATATGCCAGATCAACCTGGAAGGAAAGACTTTCTACTCCAAGAAGGACAAGCCCCTCTGCAAGAGCCACGCCTTTTCCCATGTGTGA
- the PDLIM7 gene encoding PDZ and LIM domain protein 7 isoform X5, with translation MDSFKVVLEGPAPWGFRLQGGKDFNVPLSISRLTPGGKASQAGVAVGDWVLSIDGENAGGLTHIEAQNKIRACGERLSLGLSRAQPAQSKPQKALAPAADPPRYTFAPSASLNKTARPFGAPPPADSALQQNGQPLRPLVPDASKQRLMEDTEDWRPRPGTGQSRSFRILAHLTGTEFMQDPDEEHLKKSREKYVLELQSPRYTRLRDWHHQRSAHVLNVQS, from the exons ATGGATTCCTTCAAGGTGGTGCTGGAGGGGCCTGCACCTTGGGGCTTTCGGCTGCAGGGGGGCAAGGACTTCAATGTGCCCCTCTCCATCTCCCGG CTGACTCCTGGAGGCAAAGCTTCACAGGCAGGCGTGGCTGTGGGTGACTGGGTGCTGAGCATCGATGGTGAGAATGCGGGGGGCCTCACACACATTGAAGCCCAGAACAAGATTCGTGCCTGTGGGGAGCGCCTCAGCCTGGGTCTCAGCAG ggCCCAGCCGGCTCAGAGCAAACCGCAGAAG GCCCTGGCCCCTGCCGCGGACCCCCCGCGGTACACCTTTGCACCCAGCGCCTCCCTCAACAAGACGGCCCGGCCCTTTGGGGCGCCCCCGCCCGCTGACAGCGCCCTGCAGCAGAATGG ACAGCCGCTCCGGCCGCTGGTTCCAGATGCCAGCAAGCAGCGGCTGATGGAGGACACAGAGGACTGGCGGCCTCGGCCCGGGACAGGCCAGTCCCGTTCCTTCCGCATCCTTGCCCACCTCACGGGCACCGAGTTCA TGCAAGACCCGGATGAGGAACACCTGAAGAAATCAAG gGAAAAGTATGTCCTGGAGCTGCAGAGCCCACGCTACACCCGCCTCCGGGACTGGCACCACCAGCGCTCTGCCCACGTGCTCAACGTGCAGTCGTAG
- the PDLIM7 gene encoding PDZ and LIM domain protein 7 isoform X4, whose amino-acid sequence MDSFKVVLEGPAPWGFRLQGGKDFNVPLSISRLTPGGKASQAGVAVGDWVLSIDGENAGGLTHIEAQNKIRACGERLSLGLSRAQPAQSKPQKVQTPDKQPLRPLVPDASKQRLMEDTEDWRPRPGTGQSRSFRILAHLTGTEFMQDPDEEHLKKSSQVPRTEAPAPASATPQEPWPGPTTPSPTSRPPWAVDPAFAERYAPDKTSTVLTRHSQPATPTPLQNRTSIVQAATGGGTGAGGGSNGKTPVCHQCHKVIRGRYLVALGHAYHPEEFVCSQCGKVLEEGGFFEEKGAIFCPPCYDVRYAPSCAKCKKKITGEIMHALKMTWHVHCFTCAACKTPIRNRAFYMEEGAPYCERDYEKMFGTKCRGCDFKIDAGDRFLEALGFSWHDTCFVCAICQINLEGKTFYSKKDKPLCKSHAFSHV is encoded by the exons ATGGATTCCTTCAAGGTGGTGCTGGAGGGGCCTGCACCTTGGGGCTTTCGGCTGCAGGGGGGCAAGGACTTCAATGTGCCCCTCTCCATCTCCCGG CTGACTCCTGGAGGCAAAGCTTCACAGGCAGGCGTGGCTGTGGGTGACTGGGTGCTGAGCATCGATGGTGAGAATGCGGGGGGCCTCACACACATTGAAGCCCAGAACAAGATTCGTGCCTGTGGGGAGCGCCTCAGCCTGGGTCTCAGCAG ggCCCAGCCGGCTCAGAGCAAACCGCAGAAG GTGCAGACCCCTGACAA ACAGCCGCTCCGGCCGCTGGTTCCAGATGCCAGCAAGCAGCGGCTGATGGAGGACACAGAGGACTGGCGGCCTCGGCCCGGGACAGGCCAGTCCCGTTCCTTCCGCATCCTTGCCCACCTCACGGGCACCGAGTTCA TGCAAGACCCGGATGAGGAACACCTGAAGAAATCAAG CCAGGTGCCCAGGACagaagccccagccccagcctcagctACACCCCAGGAACCCTGGCCTG GCCctaccacccccagccccactaGCCGCCCACCCTGGGCTGTGGACCCTGCATTTGCTGAGCGCTACGCCCCGGACAAGACCAGCACGGTGTTGACCCggcacagccagccagccacacCCACACCTCTGCAGAACCGCACCTCCATCGTGCAAGCAGCCACTGGAGGAGGCACAGGAGCAGGTGGTGGCAGCAATGGCAAGACTCCCGTGTGCCACCAGTGCCACAAGGTCATCCG GGGCCGCTACCTGGTGGCACTGGGCCATGCATACCACCCTGAGGAATTTGTGTGCAGCCAGTGTGGGAAGGTCCTGGAAGAGGGCGGCTTCTTTGAGGAGAAGGGTGCCATCTTCTGCCCCCCCTGCTATGATGTGCGCTATGCACCCAGCTGTGCCAAGTGCAAGAAGAAGATCACAGGC GAGATCATGCATGCCCTAAAGATGACCTGGCATGTGCACTGCTTTACCTGCGCGGCCTGCAAGACGCCCATTCGGAACAGGGCCTTTTACATGGAGGAAGGCGCACCCTACTGCGAGCGAG ACTATGAGAAGATGTTTGGCACGAAATGCCGGGGCTGTGACTTCAAGATCGACGCAGGGGACCGCTTCCTGGAGGCGCTGGGCTTCAGCTGGCATGACACTTGCTTCGTGTGTGCG ATATGCCAGATCAACCTGGAAGGAAAGACTTTCTACTCCAAGAAGGACAAGCCCCTCTGCAAGAGCCACGCCTTTTCCCATGTGTGA
- the PDLIM7 gene encoding PDZ and LIM domain protein 7 isoform X1 — protein MDSFKVVLEGPAPWGFRLQGGKDFNVPLSISRLTPGGKASQAGVAVGDWVLSIDGENAGGLTHIEAQNKIRACGERLSLGLSRAQPAQSKPQKALAPAADPPRYTFAPSASLNKTARPFGAPPPADSALQQNGQPLRPLVPDASKQRLMEDTEDWRPRPGTGQSRSFRILAHLTGTEFMQDPDEEHLKKSRSCSQVPRTEAPAPASATPQEPWPGPTTPSPTSRPPWAVDPAFAERYAPDKTSTVLTRHSQPATPTPLQNRTSIVQAATGGGTGAGGGSNGKTPVCHQCHKVIRGRYLVALGHAYHPEEFVCSQCGKVLEEGGFFEEKGAIFCPPCYDVRYAPSCAKCKKKITGEIMHALKMTWHVHCFTCAACKTPIRNRAFYMEEGAPYCERDYEKMFGTKCRGCDFKIDAGDRFLEALGFSWHDTCFVCAICQINLEGKTFYSKKDKPLCKSHAFSHV, from the exons ATGGATTCCTTCAAGGTGGTGCTGGAGGGGCCTGCACCTTGGGGCTTTCGGCTGCAGGGGGGCAAGGACTTCAATGTGCCCCTCTCCATCTCCCGG CTGACTCCTGGAGGCAAAGCTTCACAGGCAGGCGTGGCTGTGGGTGACTGGGTGCTGAGCATCGATGGTGAGAATGCGGGGGGCCTCACACACATTGAAGCCCAGAACAAGATTCGTGCCTGTGGGGAGCGCCTCAGCCTGGGTCTCAGCAG ggCCCAGCCGGCTCAGAGCAAACCGCAGAAG GCCCTGGCCCCTGCCGCGGACCCCCCGCGGTACACCTTTGCACCCAGCGCCTCCCTCAACAAGACGGCCCGGCCCTTTGGGGCGCCCCCGCCCGCTGACAGCGCCCTGCAGCAGAATGG ACAGCCGCTCCGGCCGCTGGTTCCAGATGCCAGCAAGCAGCGGCTGATGGAGGACACAGAGGACTGGCGGCCTCGGCCCGGGACAGGCCAGTCCCGTTCCTTCCGCATCCTTGCCCACCTCACGGGCACCGAGTTCA TGCAAGACCCGGATGAGGAACACCTGAAGAAATCAAG ATCTTGCAGCCAGGTGCCCAGGACagaagccccagccccagcctcagctACACCCCAGGAACCCTGGCCTG GCCctaccacccccagccccactaGCCGCCCACCCTGGGCTGTGGACCCTGCATTTGCTGAGCGCTACGCCCCGGACAAGACCAGCACGGTGTTGACCCggcacagccagccagccacacCCACACCTCTGCAGAACCGCACCTCCATCGTGCAAGCAGCCACTGGAGGAGGCACAGGAGCAGGTGGTGGCAGCAATGGCAAGACTCCCGTGTGCCACCAGTGCCACAAGGTCATCCG GGGCCGCTACCTGGTGGCACTGGGCCATGCATACCACCCTGAGGAATTTGTGTGCAGCCAGTGTGGGAAGGTCCTGGAAGAGGGCGGCTTCTTTGAGGAGAAGGGTGCCATCTTCTGCCCCCCCTGCTATGATGTGCGCTATGCACCCAGCTGTGCCAAGTGCAAGAAGAAGATCACAGGC GAGATCATGCATGCCCTAAAGATGACCTGGCATGTGCACTGCTTTACCTGCGCGGCCTGCAAGACGCCCATTCGGAACAGGGCCTTTTACATGGAGGAAGGCGCACCCTACTGCGAGCGAG ACTATGAGAAGATGTTTGGCACGAAATGCCGGGGCTGTGACTTCAAGATCGACGCAGGGGACCGCTTCCTGGAGGCGCTGGGCTTCAGCTGGCATGACACTTGCTTCGTGTGTGCG ATATGCCAGATCAACCTGGAAGGAAAGACTTTCTACTCCAAGAAGGACAAGCCCCTCTGCAAGAGCCACGCCTTTTCCCATGTGTGA